TAAGATCGGTGAAGATATCGATGCTGAACGGATCGGTGTATCTGTAGGTTCGGGTATCGGAGGTCTTGGTACTTGGGAAGACAATCATAATCTGTTGCTTGAAAAAGGGCCGAAACGGGTAAGCCCGTTCTTTATCCCGATGATGATCGCTAACATGGGTTCTGGACAGCTGTCCATCAACCTCGGTGCAAAGGGACCAAATACGACTACAGTGACAGCCTGTGCTACAGGAAGTCATTCCATTGGGGAATCATTCCGTCTGATTCAACGTGGAGACGCAGATGCTATGATCTGCGGTGGTTCGGAAGCGACCATTCGTCCAACAGGAATGGCAGGTTTCTGTGCAATGAGAGCGATGTCCACTCGTAATGACGAGCCTGAGAAGGCTAGCCGGCCATTTGATGTAGATCGCGATGGCTTTGTTATGGGCGAGGGCGCTGGAATCTTGATTCTGGAATCCCTTGAACATGCTGAGAAGCGTGGAGCGAAGATTTATGCTGAGGTTATCGGCTATGGTCTGAGCGCTGATGCTCACCATATGACTGAACCAGATCCAGACGGTGCAGCTCGCTGCATGAAGATGGCAATCCGAGATGCTGGTATCTCTCCTGAAGATATTGATTACATCAATGCACATGGTACTTCAACGCCTGTAGGAGATAGATCAGAAACGGCTGCTGTTAAAAAAGCATTGGGTGAACATGCCTATAAAGTAGCTATTAGTTCAACGAAATCCATGACGGGTCATCTTTTAGGTGCAGCCGGTGGTGTGGAAGCTATTATCTGTGGTCTTTCTTTGCAAAAAGGAATGATTGCGCCAACCATTAATTTGGACAATCCAGACCCAGAATGTGATCTGGATTATGTGCCGAATGTGCCACGTAAAGCAGATCTGGATATCGTAATGTCGAATTCCTTTGGATTTGGTGGACATAACGCAACAGTTATTCTAAAAAAATATAATCAGTAAGGGGACAGCGCGGTGAAAGGAGAACTGAAGCAGTTACAACAGCAACTTCAAATCCAATTTCACGATTCTGTGCTTCTGAAGCAGGCCTTTACCCATGCATCCTATGTGAATGAACACCGTTTCAATCAGCATCAGGACAATGAGCGTCTCGAATTTCTAGGGGATGCTGTACTGGAGCTGACGGTTTCTGAATATTTGTACAATCTGTTGCCAGATCGACCTGAAGGGGAACTGACTAAGCTGCGTGCCGCTATTGTATGCGAGCCTTCGCTGGTTAAGTTCGCTGAGAGTTTAGGTTTTGGCCGATATGTACTATTGGGAAAAGGGGAAGAACTTACGGGCGGACGTACTCGCCCGGCCCTGCTGGCTGATGTGTTCGAATCCTTCGTGGGAGCGCTTTATCTTGACCAAGGACTGGAAACCGTAAGGTCTTTTCTTGATAATCACGTATTTCCACTTGTGGAGACGGATGGGAAACTGCAAATGCAGATGACCGATTACAAGACGGAACTGCAAGAGCTAATTCAGCAGCACAATATGGGTACGTTGGAATATCGGATCATTGAAGAACGGGGACCTGCGCATGAGCGTGAATTCGTCTCTGAAGTGTTAATGACTAACCGTTCACTTGGTAAAGGGAGCGGCCGCTCCAAGAAGGAAGCAGAACAGCAGGCTGCAGCAGCTGCACTGTTGCATCTGAAAGAAGATGGTGCTTGAATTTTGCATCATGTGGACAAGCGGAGGAGAGCAGCAAAGGTCTGAATACCGGCGTTTAGGCGGAGCTCAGACCGTTGCTGCTCTTTTTCGAAAGAATAGTCCAAGCTTCATTTTAGATATAAGATGGAATAATTTTCACACTATACTTATGTCTTGTATTTCTCGTTTTATTCGGAGCTCCCACAAAGTACATGCGTACGCATCGAAGCAAAGCACCACTTTGCGGGGATGTTTTGGGAGCTATTTTAGGCTAATAAACGCTATGGTATAATGGGTCAGAGGTGATAGGCAAGTATGTTTTTGAAACGGATAGAATTAGCTGGTTTTAAATCATTTGCCGACAAAACAGAAATGGAATTTGTGCGCGGTATAACGGCCGTAGTGGGTCCGAACGGAAGCGGCAAGAGCAACATTTCTGACGGCATACGCTGGGTACTCGGCGAACAGAGTGCTAAATCACTGCGTGGCGGCAAGATGGAAGATATTATTTTTGCCGGTAGTGACGCGCGTAAAGCTGTGAATTATGGTGAAGTATCACTAACGCTCGATAATGAGGATCACACGCTGCCATTGGATTTCAGCGAAGTTACAGTGACTCGGCGTGTTCACCGTAGCGGTGAGAGTGAATATTTAATTAATAAGCAATCCTGTAGACTGAAGGATATCACAGAGCTGTTCATGGATACCGGTATCGGGCGTGAGGCTTATTCGATTATCGGACAGGGTCGGATTGAGGAGATTCTGAGTACTCGTTCCGAGGATCGGCGAGGCATCTTTGAAGAGGCATCAGGTATTGTAAAATATAAATCGCGCAAAAAAGATGCAAGCCGTAAGCTTGACGACACGGAGCAAAACTTGCTCCGGATTCACGATTTGATTAGTGAGCTTGAGGATCAGATTGGTCCCCTTAAGGATCAATCGGAGAAGGCCATTCGCTTTAAAGAGCTTCGGGAACAACTGAAGCATCAGGAAATTTCAGTCTATGTTCATCAGATTGAAGGAATTCATACAGCTTGGCAGGAAGGTAACGCTAAGCTAGAAACGTTAAAGGATGAGCAACTGGAGCTATCTACAGTTGTCTCCGCTCATGATGCTAAGCTGGAAAGCGGACGTGCTGAACTACGTGCGTTAGAAGAACAGATCGAGAAGCAGCAAGAGCAATTACTCCGTTATAGTGAAGCTTATGAGAAAAGCGAAGGTTATGGGGAAGTACTGAAAGAGCGCAAACGTAATCTAGAGAGTAACCGTGAACAGTTAATGCTCACATTAGGATCTGTAGGTGAGCGATCTGCGGATCGTCAACGTGAGCTTGGGGATTTAGAAGCTAAGCTCGAAGCATCCCGGCTTAAGCTTGTTGAGCTTCGGAAACAGATCGAAGATGAAGAGGCAAGACTCGAAGGTGTCGCTGACGGGATTAGTCAGAGCCAGGAGGAGAAGCTGAAAAGTGCTCTCCTAGAGTTAATGAACCTTATGGCGAATGCACGTAACGAAATTCGTTACGCGGATCAACAAAAGGAGAACCTGGAGCGTCGTATGAGCCGCAGTGAAGAAGAAAGCGGCAAATGGACAGCACGGCATGAAGAGTTGTCTGCTAGCCAAAAAGGGCTAAAAGACAAGATAGCCCAGCTTGGCAAAGAATTAAGCAATCTTCGTGGTGCTTATATTACGGAAAGTGAACAACTTAGTAAACGTCAGAAGCTGATTGAAGAGACGCAGTCAGGCC
This Paenibacillus sp. FSL R5-0345 DNA region includes the following protein-coding sequences:
- the fabF gene encoding beta-ketoacyl-ACP synthase II; this encodes MSHRVVVTGMGVITSLGKDLETFWDNLMSGKSGVSMVEAFDVSEYTTQIASSVKDFDPEALFGRKEARKMDRFVQFAVAAGEDALRDSGLKIGEDIDAERIGVSVGSGIGGLGTWEDNHNLLLEKGPKRVSPFFIPMMIANMGSGQLSINLGAKGPNTTTVTACATGSHSIGESFRLIQRGDADAMICGGSEATIRPTGMAGFCAMRAMSTRNDEPEKASRPFDVDRDGFVMGEGAGILILESLEHAEKRGAKIYAEVIGYGLSADAHHMTEPDPDGAARCMKMAIRDAGISPEDIDYINAHGTSTPVGDRSETAAVKKALGEHAYKVAISSTKSMTGHLLGAAGGVEAIICGLSLQKGMIAPTINLDNPDPECDLDYVPNVPRKADLDIVMSNSFGFGGHNATVILKKYNQ
- the rnc gene encoding ribonuclease III; translation: MKGELKQLQQQLQIQFHDSVLLKQAFTHASYVNEHRFNQHQDNERLEFLGDAVLELTVSEYLYNLLPDRPEGELTKLRAAIVCEPSLVKFAESLGFGRYVLLGKGEELTGGRTRPALLADVFESFVGALYLDQGLETVRSFLDNHVFPLVETDGKLQMQMTDYKTELQELIQQHNMGTLEYRIIEERGPAHEREFVSEVLMTNRSLGKGSGRSKKEAEQQAAAAALLHLKEDGA